From Eriocheir sinensis breed Jianghai 21 chromosome 37, ASM2467909v1, whole genome shotgun sequence, one genomic window encodes:
- the LOC127008237 gene encoding uncharacterized protein LOC127008237 isoform X2, producing MSAAEGGAGGGDGGGGGGGGGGSGSGGGDSTIPFIDDDSGSSASSSCASSMMGEDDDSASLSRVLDDAASRELSINGLHDDLTSLSCGYTSLDPHSDARSHSSSGEESQAKSRAGSERWSWRRSSGGSHRTSKSSIKSSDNLDEERGHEAQPALPPALPACDTCEDRSSTSSSCFTATSSSVLSCTTCAAESDAAAPHPEADAPRQQVEAEAPHPAADVPNQKANDCPPQDDAASCEADAPRPEADSSGKASAETLHEAPAEQPPPEAPAPSAPEAPPTLSNGQMTPQARLSFLGQEAWHPGGPGPELLVPLGTSTPQASGPNRPTPHHYISSMRVASMRGAADMGGALVARVATFLRTQYKNLTSTPLVLPWCPAFRMDVSDFDTSLVQVPLAPHLKVPPGLLTLPAILQPHQLSFNESTVEDRPRRVLVEGDPGYGKSTLALKLAYDWAADPTGSYLSSYSLVFVVTLRDLRGSLFSHLCKEVLPRHILSKEAMNTLWNHLKKIEEKVLFLLVGYDELSEDESGDITELIDGQMLGNATVVLTSRPGSSKPLPALLHRRLLIAGLAPDQTHAFITKYFRAINKPGSTHEVMSLVTASREKYGDLVTCPIMCLALGVLYEDLGGKLPSRLTDMYMALIKHMIRKNLLRRGEPMCYDVLPDKYNKLLSDFGKLALEALKCNTPYFTGQDLRTRCQHGAEVVELGILLKMHSMSKLSKKDHYTPVHKSFLEFLAAFYLSGLIHDPSLMQAEIDNIADKLDITHPIMRQNSGLMVLRYLVGLLGRNAHIIFNIVSQMGVPQRILFLLLKESGIYQMNVLEVCKHVSGREHVVIQTNSPELEDWGRLLYSPDCLLEGVEVLLDFDGTSRDRQESFFTSMSFNESVKSVKLTCVVGGEFGVSEVTRLVSYVRAVLTKRRLESFEIQVTSLEEATTEILSPVVEMICDTLPELAQSLNKLVVALELDGQQVMQLCEVLQEAPHVRVLHLPHLACGMEGLRAVARLVETNPLMSLNLAGSLSSGTPVEERCAGTGASTPSPTREDPAPAPLSFWNFTDAQGNTRSVFNSLPRSFYQSLPRRGRLHSLSADKRNSDSTLLQRTSFPPPSCSPSIHANGFHEIFSAFRNPASRVCHLNISKCTLGAEDLVCLGETVRFTRCLSSLRMEGLSRMAEIIPVLIALQENTSLQLLDLTSPHILLGDAALQVTLNALAKNRSLRFLVLNGWTIQVESERSVREVIQFLAATELQHIDLGSCRVMAMVHEGALARLSRQDDLLSALQEGVPPLHNNTLAFLNLDNFEVTLNNKVVLRGPQLLFLLRHFPKLVEVSLASSLGADVIDDATTHRLFSLMSGSFPFLRRLTLSGWVFSLDNCEKVMRAAGKHLRGSQLREVFLSGVEVRESSGTPGMEHTLLAALTTNLHHLTLLSLAGLKLTPTQAQIFGKTMRDKMAASTMELETRGLGYPAVKTLRHVLTDGGRYELEFLGGPSSTYKVKKIDRREKLIGKWACISTLDRLTDL from the exons ATGTCCGCGGCGGAGGGCGGCGCGGGGGGCGGCGACGGaggcggtggaggcggtggaggtggagggagtggcagcggcggcggcgactcCACCATCCCCTTCATTGACGATGACAGCGGGTCGTCGGCGTCGTCGTCGTGCGCGTCGTCTATGATGGGTGAAGACGACGACTCTGCCTCGCTGAGCCGCGTGCTGGACGATGCCGCCTCCCGCGAACTGAGCATCAACGGCCTCCACGACGACCTCACGTCGCTCTCGTGCGGCTACACCTCCCTGGACCCCCACAGCGACGCCCGCAGCCACAGCAGCAGCGGAGAGGAGTCTCAGGCCAAGTCCCGGGCGGGCTCCGAGCGGTGGTCGTGGCGGCGGTCCTCGGGCGGCTCCCACAGAACCTCCAAGTCCAGCATCAAGTCCAGCGACAACCTGGACGAGGAGCGGGGACACGAGGCCCAGCCCGCCCTGCCGCCCGCCCTTCCGGCCTGCGACACCTGCGAGGaccgctcctccacctcctcctcctgtttcactgccacctcctcctccgtgctcTCCTGCACCACCTGTGCCGCTGAGAGTGATGCCGCCGCCCCCCACCCAGAGGCGGATGCCCCCAGGCAGCAGGTCGAGGCCGAGGCCCCTCACCCGGCGGCCGATGTCCCCAACCAAAAGGCTAATGACTGCCCGCCCCAAGACGATGCCGCCTCGTGTGAGGCTGACGCTCCCCGCCCCGAGGCTGACAGCTCCGGCAAGGCCTCGGCGGAAACCCTTCATGAAGCCCCAGCGGAGCAGCCGCCGCCCGAAGCCCCGGCGCCCTCAGCCCCTGAAGCGCCGCCGACCCTCAGCAACGGCCAGATGACGCCCCAGGCACGCCTCAGCTTCCTGGGTCAG GAGGCGTGGCACCCCGGGGGCCCCGGGCCGGAGCTGCTGGTGCCGCTGGGGACCTCCACCCCCCAGGCCAGCGGGCCGAACCGCCCCACGCCCCACCACTACATCTCCTCCATGCGGGTGGCCTCCATGCGTGGCGCGGCGGACATGGGCGGGGCGCTGGTGGCCCGCGTCGCCACCTTCCTCAGGACACAGTACAAGAACCTCACCTCCACGCCCCTCGTGCTGCCCTGGTGCCCCGCCTTCAG GATGGACGTGAGTGACTTCGACACCAGCCTCGTCCAGGTCCCCCTCGCGCCCCACCTCAAGGTCCCCCCCGGCCTGCTCACCCTGCCCGCCATCCTGCAGCCACACCAG CTTTCCTTCAACGAATCCACGGTGGAGGATCGGCCGCGGCGGGTGCTGGTGGAGGGCGACCCGGGCTATGGCAAGTCCACGCTGGCGCTCAAGTTGGCCTATGACTGGGCGGCCGACCCCACCggctcctacctctcctcctacag tcTGGTGTTTGTGGTCACCCTGAGGGACCTGAGGGGGTCACTGTTCTCCCACCTGTGCAAGGAGGTGCTGCCCCGCCACATCCTCAGCAAGGAGGCGATGAACACCCTCTGGAACCACCTCAAGAAGATCGAAGAGAAG GTCTTGTTTCTCCTGGTGGGTTATGATGAGCTCAGCGAAGATGAGAGCGGGGACATCACGGAGCTCATCGACGGGCAGATGCTGGGCAATGCAACGGTCGTGCTCACCTCCCGGCCAGGCTCCTCCAAGCCCTTACCAGctctcctccaccgccgcctcctcatcGCTGGCCTCGCTCCAGACCAGACGCACGCCTTCATCACCAAGTACTTCCGGGCCATCAACAAGCCCGGCAGCACCCATGAG GTCATGTCACTGGTCACAGCGAGTCGGGAGAAGTACGGTGACCTGGTGACCTGCCCCATCATGTGCCTGGCCCTGGGTGTGCTGTACGAGGACCTGGGGGGAAAGCTGCCGTCGCGCCTCACCGACATGTACATGGCCCTCATCAAGCACATGATACGCAAGAACCTGCTGAGGCGCGGTGAACCCATGTGCTACGACGTCCTGCCGGATAAATACAACAAACTGCTCTCG GACTTTGGCAAGCTGGCGTTGGAGGCGCTGAAGTGCAACACACCTTACTTCACGGGGCAGGACCTGAGGACTCGCTGCCAGCACGGGGCGGAGGTGGTGGAGCTCGGCATCCTCCTCAAGATGCATTCCATGTCCAAGCTGAGCAAGAAGGACCACTACACGCCAGTCCACAAGTCcttcctggagttcctggcggcgtTCTATCTCTCGGGGCTGATTCATGACCCTTCGCTGATGCAGGCGGAGATTGACAACATTGCCGACAAGCTGGACATCACTCACCCTATTATGAG ACAAAACTCCGGCCTCATGGTGCTGCGCTACCTGGTGGGGCTCCTGGGACGCAACGCTCACATCATCTTCAACATCGTGTCCCAGATGGGCGTGCCGCAgcgcatcctcttcctcctcctcaaagagaGCGGCATTTACCAGATGAACGTGCTGGAG GTCTGCAAGCATGTGTCGGGACGGGAACATGTGGTGATTCAGACCAATTCCCCGGAGCTGGAGGACTGGGGGCGGCTCCTCTATTCCCCGGACTGCCTactggagggcgtggaggtgcTGCTGGACTTTGATGGCACCTCCAGGGACCGGCAGGAGTCCTTCTTCACCTCCATGTCCTTCAATGAGAGCGTCAAGAGTGTGAAGCTGACATGTGTTGTTGGTGGGGAGTTTGGTGTGTCTGAG GTGACCCGGCTGGTGTCCTACGTACGGGCTGTGCTCACCAAGAGGCGACTGGAGTCCTTCGAGATCCAGGTGACGTCCTTGGAGGAGGCCACCACAGAGATCCTGAGTCCCGTGGTGGAGATGATCTGCGACACGCTGCCGGAGCTTGCCCAGTCCCTCAACAAGCTGGTGGTGGCCCTGGAGCTGGACGGACAACAG GTGATGCAGCTGTGTGAGGTGCTGCAGGAGGCGCCTCACGTGCGGGTGCTGCACCTGCCCCACCTTGCCTGTGGGATGGAGGGGCTGAGGGCCGTGGCGAGGCTCGTGGAAACCAACCCGCTCATGTCTCTCAACTTGGCTGGCTCCCTCAGCTCAGGCACACCA GTGGAGGAGCGGTGTGCAGGTACCGGTGCCAGTACTCCCTCCCCCACCCGTGAAGACCCCGCCCCGGCCCCACTCTCCTTCTGGAACTTCACCGATGCCCAAGGAAACACGCGCTCCGTCTTCAACTCCCTGCCGCGCTCCTTCTACCAGTCGCTGCCTCGCCGGGGAAGGCTACACTCCCTCTCAGCCGACAAGCGCAACTCGGACTCGACGTTACTCCAGCGCACGTCATTCCCTCCCCCCTCGTGCAGCCCCTCCATACATGCCAACGGATTCCATGAG ATCTTCTCGGCATTCCGGAACCCCGCCTCGCGCGTCTGTCACCTCAACATCAGCAAGTGCACGTTGGGGGCGGAGGACCTGGTGTGCCTCGGGGAGACGGTGCGGTTCACACGCTGCCTCTCCTCCCTCAGGATGGAAGGGCTCTCCAGGATGGCCGAGATCATTCCTGTCCTCATCGCCCTGCAG GAGAACACCAGCCTGCAGCTCCTGGACCTCACCTCCCCCCACATCCTGCTCGGAGATGCTGCTCTGCAAGTCACTCTCAACGCCCTTGCCAAGAACAGGTCTCTCAGGTTTCTGGTCCTCAATGGCTGGACGATACAGGTGGAG AGTGAGCGGTCGGTGCGAGAAGTGATACAGTTCCTGGCTGCAACGGAGCTGCAGCATATTGACCTCGGGAGTTGCCGGGTGATGGCGATGGTGCACGAGGGGGCACTGGCTCGTCTCTCCCGCCAGGACGACCTGCTGTCGGCCCTGCAGGAGGGTGTGCCGCCCCTCCACAACAACACCCTCGCCTTCCTTAACCTGGACAACTTTGAG GTGACACTCAACAACAAGGTGGTGCTGCGAGGGCCCCAGCTGCTGTTCCTGCTGCGTCACTTCCCCAAGCTGGTGGAGGTGTCTCTCGCCTCCAGCCTGGGCGCCGATGTGATAGACGATGCCACCACCCACCGCCTCTTCTCCCTCATGTCCGGCTCCTTCCCCTTTCTGCGCCGCCTCACTCTCTCTGGCTGGGTGTTCTCCCTCGACAACTGTGAGAAG GTGATGAGGGCGGCAGGAAAACACTTGCGCGGGAGTCAGCTGCGGGAGGTGTTCCTGAGCGGCGTGGAGGTGAGGGAGTCAAGTGGGACACCGGGGATGGAACACACACTGCTGGCCGCCCTCACCACCAACCTGCACCACCTCACCCTGCTCTCCCTGGCTGGCCTCAAGCTCACACCAACACAGGCACAGATCTTTGGCAAG ACTATGCGGGATAAAATGGCAGCCTCAACCATGGAGCTGGAGACTCGCGGCCTAGGTTACCCGGCAGTCAAGACACTGCGCCATGTTCTCACTGATGGCGGCCGCTACGAGCTTGAGTTCCTTGGCGGCCCTTCGAGCACGTACAAAGTTAAGAAGATTGACCGGCGAGAGAAACTGATCGGCAAGTGGGCGTGTATCTCCACCCTGGACCGCCTCACCGACCTGTGA
- the LOC127008237 gene encoding uncharacterized protein LOC127008237 isoform X1 — protein sequence MSAAEGGAGGGDGGGGGGGGGGSGSGGGDSTIPFIDDDSGSSASSSCASSMMGEDDDSASLSRVLDDAASRELSINGLHDDLTSLSCGYTSLDPHSDARSHSSSGEESQAKSRAGSERWSWRRSSGGSHRTSKSSIKSSDNLDEERGHEAQPALPPALPACDTCEDRSSTSSSCFTATSSSVLSCTTCAAESDAAAPHPEADAPRQQVEAEAPHPAADVPNQKANDCPPQDDAASCEADAPRPEADSSGKASAETLHEAPAEQPPPEAPAPSAPEAPPTLSNGQMTPQARLSFLGQEAWHPGGPGPELLVPLGTSTPQASGPNRPTPHHYISSMRVASMRGAADMGGALVARVATFLRTQYKNLTSTPLVLPWCPAFRMDVSDFDTSLVQVPLAPHLKVPPGLLTLPAILQPHQLSFNESTVEDRPRRVLVEGDPGYGKSTLALKLAYDWAADPTGSYLSSYSLVFVVTLRDLRGSLFSHLCKEVLPRHILSKEAMNTLWNHLKKIEEKVLFLLVGYDELSEDESGDITELIDGQMLGNATVVLTSRPGSSKPLPALLHRRLLIAGLAPDQTHAFITKYFRAINKPGSTHEVMSLVTASREKYGDLVTCPIMCLALGVLYEDLGGKLPSRLTDMYMALIKHMIRKNLLRRGEPMCYDVLPDKYNKLLSDFGKLALEALKCNTPYFTGQDLRTRCQHGAEVVELGILLKMHSMSKLSKKDHYTPVHKSFLEFLAAFYLSGLIHDPSLMQAEIDNIADKLDITHPIMRQNSGLMVLRYLVGLLGRNAHIIFNIVSQMGVPQRILFLLLKESGIYQMNVLEERATSMYQKNVVEVCKHVSGREHVVIQTNSPELEDWGRLLYSPDCLLEGVEVLLDFDGTSRDRQESFFTSMSFNESVKSVKLTCVVGGEFGVSEVTRLVSYVRAVLTKRRLESFEIQVTSLEEATTEILSPVVEMICDTLPELAQSLNKLVVALELDGQQVMQLCEVLQEAPHVRVLHLPHLACGMEGLRAVARLVETNPLMSLNLAGSLSSGTPVEERCAGTGASTPSPTREDPAPAPLSFWNFTDAQGNTRSVFNSLPRSFYQSLPRRGRLHSLSADKRNSDSTLLQRTSFPPPSCSPSIHANGFHEIFSAFRNPASRVCHLNISKCTLGAEDLVCLGETVRFTRCLSSLRMEGLSRMAEIIPVLIALQENTSLQLLDLTSPHILLGDAALQVTLNALAKNRSLRFLVLNGWTIQVESERSVREVIQFLAATELQHIDLGSCRVMAMVHEGALARLSRQDDLLSALQEGVPPLHNNTLAFLNLDNFEVTLNNKVVLRGPQLLFLLRHFPKLVEVSLASSLGADVIDDATTHRLFSLMSGSFPFLRRLTLSGWVFSLDNCEKVMRAAGKHLRGSQLREVFLSGVEVRESSGTPGMEHTLLAALTTNLHHLTLLSLAGLKLTPTQAQIFGKTMRDKMAASTMELETRGLGYPAVKTLRHVLTDGGRYELEFLGGPSSTYKVKKIDRREKLIGKWACISTLDRLTDL from the exons ATGTCCGCGGCGGAGGGCGGCGCGGGGGGCGGCGACGGaggcggtggaggcggtggaggtggagggagtggcagcggcggcggcgactcCACCATCCCCTTCATTGACGATGACAGCGGGTCGTCGGCGTCGTCGTCGTGCGCGTCGTCTATGATGGGTGAAGACGACGACTCTGCCTCGCTGAGCCGCGTGCTGGACGATGCCGCCTCCCGCGAACTGAGCATCAACGGCCTCCACGACGACCTCACGTCGCTCTCGTGCGGCTACACCTCCCTGGACCCCCACAGCGACGCCCGCAGCCACAGCAGCAGCGGAGAGGAGTCTCAGGCCAAGTCCCGGGCGGGCTCCGAGCGGTGGTCGTGGCGGCGGTCCTCGGGCGGCTCCCACAGAACCTCCAAGTCCAGCATCAAGTCCAGCGACAACCTGGACGAGGAGCGGGGACACGAGGCCCAGCCCGCCCTGCCGCCCGCCCTTCCGGCCTGCGACACCTGCGAGGaccgctcctccacctcctcctcctgtttcactgccacctcctcctccgtgctcTCCTGCACCACCTGTGCCGCTGAGAGTGATGCCGCCGCCCCCCACCCAGAGGCGGATGCCCCCAGGCAGCAGGTCGAGGCCGAGGCCCCTCACCCGGCGGCCGATGTCCCCAACCAAAAGGCTAATGACTGCCCGCCCCAAGACGATGCCGCCTCGTGTGAGGCTGACGCTCCCCGCCCCGAGGCTGACAGCTCCGGCAAGGCCTCGGCGGAAACCCTTCATGAAGCCCCAGCGGAGCAGCCGCCGCCCGAAGCCCCGGCGCCCTCAGCCCCTGAAGCGCCGCCGACCCTCAGCAACGGCCAGATGACGCCCCAGGCACGCCTCAGCTTCCTGGGTCAG GAGGCGTGGCACCCCGGGGGCCCCGGGCCGGAGCTGCTGGTGCCGCTGGGGACCTCCACCCCCCAGGCCAGCGGGCCGAACCGCCCCACGCCCCACCACTACATCTCCTCCATGCGGGTGGCCTCCATGCGTGGCGCGGCGGACATGGGCGGGGCGCTGGTGGCCCGCGTCGCCACCTTCCTCAGGACACAGTACAAGAACCTCACCTCCACGCCCCTCGTGCTGCCCTGGTGCCCCGCCTTCAG GATGGACGTGAGTGACTTCGACACCAGCCTCGTCCAGGTCCCCCTCGCGCCCCACCTCAAGGTCCCCCCCGGCCTGCTCACCCTGCCCGCCATCCTGCAGCCACACCAG CTTTCCTTCAACGAATCCACGGTGGAGGATCGGCCGCGGCGGGTGCTGGTGGAGGGCGACCCGGGCTATGGCAAGTCCACGCTGGCGCTCAAGTTGGCCTATGACTGGGCGGCCGACCCCACCggctcctacctctcctcctacag tcTGGTGTTTGTGGTCACCCTGAGGGACCTGAGGGGGTCACTGTTCTCCCACCTGTGCAAGGAGGTGCTGCCCCGCCACATCCTCAGCAAGGAGGCGATGAACACCCTCTGGAACCACCTCAAGAAGATCGAAGAGAAG GTCTTGTTTCTCCTGGTGGGTTATGATGAGCTCAGCGAAGATGAGAGCGGGGACATCACGGAGCTCATCGACGGGCAGATGCTGGGCAATGCAACGGTCGTGCTCACCTCCCGGCCAGGCTCCTCCAAGCCCTTACCAGctctcctccaccgccgcctcctcatcGCTGGCCTCGCTCCAGACCAGACGCACGCCTTCATCACCAAGTACTTCCGGGCCATCAACAAGCCCGGCAGCACCCATGAG GTCATGTCACTGGTCACAGCGAGTCGGGAGAAGTACGGTGACCTGGTGACCTGCCCCATCATGTGCCTGGCCCTGGGTGTGCTGTACGAGGACCTGGGGGGAAAGCTGCCGTCGCGCCTCACCGACATGTACATGGCCCTCATCAAGCACATGATACGCAAGAACCTGCTGAGGCGCGGTGAACCCATGTGCTACGACGTCCTGCCGGATAAATACAACAAACTGCTCTCG GACTTTGGCAAGCTGGCGTTGGAGGCGCTGAAGTGCAACACACCTTACTTCACGGGGCAGGACCTGAGGACTCGCTGCCAGCACGGGGCGGAGGTGGTGGAGCTCGGCATCCTCCTCAAGATGCATTCCATGTCCAAGCTGAGCAAGAAGGACCACTACACGCCAGTCCACAAGTCcttcctggagttcctggcggcgtTCTATCTCTCGGGGCTGATTCATGACCCTTCGCTGATGCAGGCGGAGATTGACAACATTGCCGACAAGCTGGACATCACTCACCCTATTATGAG ACAAAACTCCGGCCTCATGGTGCTGCGCTACCTGGTGGGGCTCCTGGGACGCAACGCTCACATCATCTTCAACATCGTGTCCCAGATGGGCGTGCCGCAgcgcatcctcttcctcctcctcaaagagaGCGGCATTTACCAGATGAACGTGCTGGAG GAGCGTGCAACAAGCATGTACCAGAAGAATGTGGTGGAG GTCTGCAAGCATGTGTCGGGACGGGAACATGTGGTGATTCAGACCAATTCCCCGGAGCTGGAGGACTGGGGGCGGCTCCTCTATTCCCCGGACTGCCTactggagggcgtggaggtgcTGCTGGACTTTGATGGCACCTCCAGGGACCGGCAGGAGTCCTTCTTCACCTCCATGTCCTTCAATGAGAGCGTCAAGAGTGTGAAGCTGACATGTGTTGTTGGTGGGGAGTTTGGTGTGTCTGAG GTGACCCGGCTGGTGTCCTACGTACGGGCTGTGCTCACCAAGAGGCGACTGGAGTCCTTCGAGATCCAGGTGACGTCCTTGGAGGAGGCCACCACAGAGATCCTGAGTCCCGTGGTGGAGATGATCTGCGACACGCTGCCGGAGCTTGCCCAGTCCCTCAACAAGCTGGTGGTGGCCCTGGAGCTGGACGGACAACAG GTGATGCAGCTGTGTGAGGTGCTGCAGGAGGCGCCTCACGTGCGGGTGCTGCACCTGCCCCACCTTGCCTGTGGGATGGAGGGGCTGAGGGCCGTGGCGAGGCTCGTGGAAACCAACCCGCTCATGTCTCTCAACTTGGCTGGCTCCCTCAGCTCAGGCACACCA GTGGAGGAGCGGTGTGCAGGTACCGGTGCCAGTACTCCCTCCCCCACCCGTGAAGACCCCGCCCCGGCCCCACTCTCCTTCTGGAACTTCACCGATGCCCAAGGAAACACGCGCTCCGTCTTCAACTCCCTGCCGCGCTCCTTCTACCAGTCGCTGCCTCGCCGGGGAAGGCTACACTCCCTCTCAGCCGACAAGCGCAACTCGGACTCGACGTTACTCCAGCGCACGTCATTCCCTCCCCCCTCGTGCAGCCCCTCCATACATGCCAACGGATTCCATGAG ATCTTCTCGGCATTCCGGAACCCCGCCTCGCGCGTCTGTCACCTCAACATCAGCAAGTGCACGTTGGGGGCGGAGGACCTGGTGTGCCTCGGGGAGACGGTGCGGTTCACACGCTGCCTCTCCTCCCTCAGGATGGAAGGGCTCTCCAGGATGGCCGAGATCATTCCTGTCCTCATCGCCCTGCAG GAGAACACCAGCCTGCAGCTCCTGGACCTCACCTCCCCCCACATCCTGCTCGGAGATGCTGCTCTGCAAGTCACTCTCAACGCCCTTGCCAAGAACAGGTCTCTCAGGTTTCTGGTCCTCAATGGCTGGACGATACAGGTGGAG AGTGAGCGGTCGGTGCGAGAAGTGATACAGTTCCTGGCTGCAACGGAGCTGCAGCATATTGACCTCGGGAGTTGCCGGGTGATGGCGATGGTGCACGAGGGGGCACTGGCTCGTCTCTCCCGCCAGGACGACCTGCTGTCGGCCCTGCAGGAGGGTGTGCCGCCCCTCCACAACAACACCCTCGCCTTCCTTAACCTGGACAACTTTGAG GTGACACTCAACAACAAGGTGGTGCTGCGAGGGCCCCAGCTGCTGTTCCTGCTGCGTCACTTCCCCAAGCTGGTGGAGGTGTCTCTCGCCTCCAGCCTGGGCGCCGATGTGATAGACGATGCCACCACCCACCGCCTCTTCTCCCTCATGTCCGGCTCCTTCCCCTTTCTGCGCCGCCTCACTCTCTCTGGCTGGGTGTTCTCCCTCGACAACTGTGAGAAG GTGATGAGGGCGGCAGGAAAACACTTGCGCGGGAGTCAGCTGCGGGAGGTGTTCCTGAGCGGCGTGGAGGTGAGGGAGTCAAGTGGGACACCGGGGATGGAACACACACTGCTGGCCGCCCTCACCACCAACCTGCACCACCTCACCCTGCTCTCCCTGGCTGGCCTCAAGCTCACACCAACACAGGCACAGATCTTTGGCAAG ACTATGCGGGATAAAATGGCAGCCTCAACCATGGAGCTGGAGACTCGCGGCCTAGGTTACCCGGCAGTCAAGACACTGCGCCATGTTCTCACTGATGGCGGCCGCTACGAGCTTGAGTTCCTTGGCGGCCCTTCGAGCACGTACAAAGTTAAGAAGATTGACCGGCGAGAGAAACTGATCGGCAAGTGGGCGTGTATCTCCACCCTGGACCGCCTCACCGACCTGTGA